From Streptomyces sp. TLI_053, a single genomic window includes:
- a CDS encoding nuclear transport factor 2 family protein, whose translation MTTTDIGRALDDLLFAPDPDLPLDEAVARHFTPDYRQRTNGVWSDRAGFVEHIAKLRSLVREGRVEVHDELRDGTRYADRHTVTVTRNDGRTSRIEVYLFAELAADGRFERVEETTLLLAGDEDDRDLGSIR comes from the coding sequence ATGACCACCACCGACATCGGCCGGGCGCTCGACGACCTGCTGTTCGCCCCGGACCCGGACCTCCCGCTCGACGAAGCGGTGGCCCGGCACTTCACCCCCGACTACCGCCAGCGCACCAACGGGGTGTGGAGCGACCGGGCGGGCTTCGTCGAGCACATCGCCAAGCTGCGCTCCCTGGTGCGCGAGGGCCGGGTCGAGGTGCACGACGAACTCCGCGACGGCACCCGCTACGCCGACCGCCACACCGTCACCGTCACCAGGAACGACGGCCGCACCTCCCGCATCGAGGTGTACCTGTTCGCCGAACTCGCCGCCGACGGGCGGTTCGAGCGGGTCGAGGAGACCACGCTGCTCCTCGCCGGGGACGAGGACGACCGCGACCTGGGATCGATCAGGTGA